Within Methyloversatilis discipulorum, the genomic segment ACTCGCCGGACTGAAGGACATCGGCTTCGACGGCTACGCCATCGGCGGCCTGTCGGTCGGCGAACCGAAAGAGGACATGCAGCGCATCCTCGCGCACACGGCGCCGCGCCTGCCGCAGGACGCGCCGCACTATCTGATGGGTGTCGGCACGCCGGAGGACATCGTGCATGCGATCGGCTACGGCATCGACATGTTCGACTGCGTCATGCCGACCCGCAACGCGCGCAACGGCTGGCTGTTCACCCGCTACGGCGACATCAAGCTGAAGAACGCGCGCTACAAGGACGACACCGCGCCGCTCGACGCCTCCTGCGACTGCCACACCTGTACGCACTACACGCGTGCCTACCTACACCACCTGCACCGCTGCAACGAAATGCTCGGCGCGAGACTCAATACGCTGCACAACCTGCACTTCTACCAGCAGTTCACGCGCGAGGCGCGCGAGGCGATCGAAGCCGGCCGCTACGCGCAGTGGTCGGCTTCCTTCCTGGCCGAACGCATGCGCGGCGTCTGACCCGCGCAATGGCCGATATGTGAGCAAATCCTGCCTGCCCGGGCATGTAGGACTCGACTGATATACTCGCGAGCTTTCCAATAAGTCCAACCGGAGACCACCGTGCTCATTTCCCCCGCCTACGCGCAAGCTGCCGGCGCCGCCGACCCCACCGGCGGCATCATGGGCCTGCTGCCCATCGTCCTGATGTTCGTCGTGCTGTGGTTCCTGATGATCCGCCCGCAGATGAAGCGCGCCAAGGAACATAAGTCCATGGTCGAAGCGCTGGCCAAGGGCGACGAGGTCGTCACCCAGGGTGGTGTGGCCGGTCGCATCGTCAAGGTCAGCGACAACTTCATCACCGTCGAACTCGCCCCGAACGTCGAAGTCGCGGTGCAGCGTCAGGCTGTATCGACCGTGCTGCCCAAGGGCACGCTGAAGGCGCTGTAAGCCATTCCGGCCCGGCCGGTGGCGAGCGCCGCCGGCATTTCCCCTCCTGATTCCCGCCTCGCAATGAACCGCTACCCGCTCTGGAAAAACGCGCTGGTGATCGTCGCGCTGCTGCTCGGGCTGATCTACACGCTGCCCAACTTCTACGGCGAAGCCCCGGCCGTGCAGGTGTCGACGGCGCGCACCGGCGTCACCATCGACGCTGAACTGATGTCGCAGGTCGAGAACACGCTCAAGCAGGCGTCCATCGCCCACACCGGCCTGACGCTGGACAACAGCGGCGTGCGCGTGCGCCTGGCCGATACCGACACCCAGCTGAAGACGCGTGACGTGCTCGAAAAGGCACTGAACCCCGACGCCAACGACGCGCGCTACGTCGTGGCGCTGAACCTGCTGTCGAAATCGCCGACCTGGCTGCGCTCCTTCGGCGCCCTGCCGATGTACCTCGGCCTCGATCTGCGCGGCGGCGTGCACTTCCTGCTGCAGGTCGACATGAAGGGCGCGCTCACCAAGCGCGTCGATTCGATGGCCTCGGACCTGCGTACCCAGCTGCGCGAGAAGAACATCCGCCACGGCGGCATCAACCGCGAAGGCGACACGCTCGTGCTGCGCTTCCGCGACACCGCCGGTC encodes:
- the yajC gene encoding preprotein translocase subunit YajC, yielding MLISPAYAQAAGAADPTGGIMGLLPIVLMFVVLWFLMIRPQMKRAKEHKSMVEALAKGDEVVTQGGVAGRIVKVSDNFITVELAPNVEVAVQRQAVSTVLPKGTLKAL